ACAAACGGAGACATTGGCCATCTGAAAATTATCGGTGTGGGTGGAGATGTGTGCCCGGAAAACCTGGTCCTTCACTGGATGAACAAAGTAAAACTATATAACGCTTACGGACCTACGGAGACCACCATCGCAGTTACCTGTCACCCATACCAGCCAGGGCAAAGTGCCCGTACTATCGGGAAACCACTGGGCAACGTGACCTTTCACGCGTTGGACACACACCTGCAACCAGTACCGGTGGGCAGCGAGGGCGAACTGTTTATCGGCGGGGCCCAGCTCGCCAGGGAGTACCTGCACCGCCCTGATATCACCGCTGAAAGGTTCCTTCAGGTAACAACCGGCAACCTCGAAAACAGACGACTTTATAAAACAGGCGATCTGGTACGGATGTTACCCGACGGCAATTGGGAATTCATCGGCCGAAATGACCAACAGATAAAAGTCCGTGGTTTCCGCATAGAGCCGGGGGAAATAGAGCGCGCCATCACCGGCATTCCGGATGTTAAAGAAGCAGTGGTGACTGCCGTAAAAATGCCCCATGAACAAACAATACTTGCAGCCTTCATCACCCCACGGCAGTTTACCACACCCGATGAAGTCCGCCTGAAAACTGATATACGCAGCCGTTTACAGCAACAACTGCCTGCCCATATGGTCCCTGACAGGCTCGTTATTCTCGAAAAAATGCCAATTACACCGAACGGTAAAATCAGTAAAGAAGCCTTGTCCGGCCTGGTCCATAGCGAACAGCTCTCACTGGAAGGTATATCCGAAGATAACATTGAAGACATTCTTGCCGCCGTCTGGAAACATGTGCTCCAGCTGCCGGAAGTAGCGGCAACAGACAATTTCACGGCGCTTGGCGGCCATTCGCTTAGTGCTGTGCGGATATTTACAGCGTTGCCGGAACTGTTGCGGAAGAATTTGCAACTGGCAGACATCTACCAGTTTCCAACCATTGAAAAACTGGCAGCAGAAATAAGGCGCCGCCAAAGCCTGATACCGCTCTCACAGGAAGAACGCATGAAAGTCAATACAGATATACTCCTCAACGATATTAAGCTCGATGCCGGCCATGATTATCCTACCGCCATTGACCCGTCTGTGCTGGCCAACCCTCAAAGGATATTGCTGACGGGGGCAACCGGATTCGTAGGCTCTCACCTGCTGCTGGAACTGATAGAAAAAACCAATGCCGATATATACTGCCTGGTACGCGCACAAAATAAAGCCCATGCGATGGAGCGGATAAAGTCAGTATTTGACAGATACCGGTTAAAATGGCCGGCAACAAAAGCCCACCGCATTATTCCCGTTACAGGCGACTTTTGTTTTCCTTATCTGGGTATGCCTGCCCGCGATTTTTATCAACTGGCAGAGGAAATTGAAATAGTGTACCACTCCGGTGGCTCTGTGAATTATATACAGCCTTACTCTATCCTTAAATCCGTGAATGTGGACGGTGCCCAGCAGGTGATCCTGTTTGCCACCACCGGCAAACTTAAATACCTGATAGAATGCTCCACCATTGGCGTTTTCAGCTGGGGCAGGCCTGTCACCGGCAAAACCTGGATGCGCGAAGACGATCCTATTGACCAGAACCTCCCCGCTATCTGCCGGGATATGAACTATGTCAGAAGCAAATGGGTGGCTGAGAAAATACTGGACCTGGCTCAGAAGAAAGGGCTGCCGGTAATCAATTTCCGACTGGGATTTGTTATGTGCAACAGCCAGACAGGCGCCACGGAAATGAACCAATGGTGGGGAAGCCTTGTCAGAAGCTGCCTGTCAACCGGCACGTTCCCGCTGATCATGGGACTGAAAGATGAGTTGGTGACGGTTGATTTTGTGGCGCAGGCAATTGTCCACATTGCGAAAAACAAGGATGCAGTAGGTAAAAACTTCCACCTTGTGCCCGAACCTTACAACGACTTGTCTGTAACCGATTTTTTTGTAAAGATCAATGAACACTTTAACACCGGACTTACCGCTCAGCCGTTTCCCGAATGGCTCCTGCAATGGAAAAACAATCAAAACAACGCGTTGTACAGCCTGCTGAGCCTATTCACAGAAGACGTGGACCGGGGAAAATCGTTGATGGAAGTATATGAAAACACTTACTATCTGGACAAATCAAATACAGATACATTCCTTGCCGGAAGCGGCATCAGACCCACAGCTATCACAAAAGAACTGCTGACTGTATACCTGGATTACATGGGCGTTTTGCCTTCAGCATAAATAAACGCCTTCAATAACCGGAATAAGTGCTGTAATTAGAAAAACAACGGCCTGAGTATGGCATCCACCTTACTCAGGCCGTCTACATGCAGGCTACTGTTCAGATTGCCCGACGCATCGGTTAACACAACCGAATGTCATCAACATGCTGTAACCGGGCAGGAAACGGCTTGGGTAATACATTCAATCAACACAGAACACAGGCAGCTTCCACCACAGGTCCTCAGGCAGGTTTGCTCGCGAACAGTGACTATCCCTCCTACTATTTTGTCCTGGGATAAATCGCTGATCACTTCTTTGTTCAGGGAGAGCTTGGGCAGATTTACTTTTTTCTTTTTCATAACGGAACATTTTGGATGAAATCTAAATATCGTCTTTACATCTGCAGAGGGTATGCAGTATATACTGCGCTATATTTTCACTGCGCCCGCTTTTCAGCGATGGGAGTGGTTTTTAAACTGAAAAAAGTCCGCAGCAACCACTATGATATTTGATACTCACCTAAATCCGGGTTATGAAAAAAGTAAAAACAAGTGCAGCAAAAAAATTGTTGTTGGGAAAAATCAAAATCGCTGCGTTAAGCGACGAACAACAGGCCGCATTGGCTGGTGGCAGTGCCACACTGCCCAGCGATGTTATATGTGCTACACAGGGTAGCGTATGTAACACCAGGACTACCTGTCAGACAGCGAGATGTTAAGGTGATGTTTCTTATCGTTGAGCCGTTAGGTAACCTCCAAACCTAAAAGCAAAGAGGGGTATCAAAAGTAATTTGATGGCACAGAGAAAATTCTCCCCATCAGGTACCCGGATAAAATCGGGGAAAAATTACTTTTGAATACCCTCTTAAATTTTTAACACAAACGGGTACCACAGACACCGCCACAGGTGGCACAAGTGGCGAGACCACTGGGACAGTCAACCGCCGTGTAGGCGTCTCCTTTCATTTGCTGTTGCACGGAGGCAGATAGTGATGCGATCCTGATATGACCGATCCGGAGCTTTTTGGGAGATTTCTTTTTCATGGTGAAACGTTTATATTAAATGTAACCGTTTATGCTGCAATATAGCCGCGTAATTACCGGTACCAGCTTTAACAAAATATCCTTTGTTGTTTGTAACAATATCATGTTGCTACTAATGCCCAACGGGCAACACTTATTGTATCTGCAAAAGCGAAAGAAAAGAACTCAGTGATTTTAATGGAGGAGGAAACTGATTGGAAGCACCAGGATGTAAAAGATCCACTATAACTCAACTTCCCCCGAAAGCAATGTTGGTAAGATTTAACAACAGAAACCAACACCCTGTCGGCGAATGTTCCGATTAATTTCCTCATTTACATTAATCAAAACAAAAATCGTGATGAAAGGAAGACCAGCCACCTGATGAGCGGCATGCGGTTATCTCCGGCGAAAGAAACTTAGCAAGTAGGTGTGTGCAGGTATAAAAGAAAAAGCCACCTACTGATGAGGTGGCTTTTTCTTTTGGTGACCGCGTCAGGATTCAAACCTGAAACCTTCTGATCCGTAGTCAGATGCTCTATTCAGTTGAGCTACGCAGCCAGTCGTTTGTGATTGGATTGCAAAGGTATATCTTTTTTTGAAAATACCAAATTCTTCAGGATTTTTTTCTGCAATTTTCTGATTTACACTTACTTTTACAACTGTTGTTTAATGATTATTACAAGTGAAAATTCAACTCTGGAGCATTGGAAAGGAGCATGACCCCTACATTCGGGAGGGCATGGCCGTATTCCAAAAACGGTTACAACATTATGTGGATTTTGAGGTAAAACTGATCCCGACGGTAAAACAGGCGGCCAGTTTATCGGTACCTGAACTAAAAAAACAGGAGGCGAAAATCATCCTCGATCTGCTGCAACCAACGGATTATCTGCTGGCGCTGGATGAACGCGGCAAAATGATGACGACCGTTCAGTTTTCAGAATTCCTGCAACAGCGTACCAATGCCGGCACGCGGCAGCTCATCATTCTGATTGGCGGCGCTTTCGGTATTGACCAGTCGGTGCTTCAACGGTCACAGTTGCAGATGTCCCTGTCGCCGCTCACTTTTCCGCATCAGCTGGTGCGGCTTATTTTTACCGAGCAGCTGTATCGCGCCTATACAGTATTAAACCGGGAGAAATATCATCATCAATAGTTACATTTATAGTCTAACATTCGAGCTTATGTCCGTCAGTATTATCATTATTATTGTCACCTGCCTGATTTCCTACACTGCGTTGAACAATTATGACCAGCTGGATAAGCTGAGCATGCAGCCATACATGGTAAAAAATCATAACGAATATTACCGGTTTATTACATCCGGGTTTGTGCATGCTGACTATACGCATCTCATCTTCAATATGCTGACCCTCTTTTTCTTTGGGCCTTATGTGGAAGATGTTTTTATAGCATTGTTTGGCATGAAGCTGATGTACCCGGTGTACTACCTCTTAGGCATCATTGTATCCGACATTCCCTCTTTTCTGAAACACCGCAACAATTCCTATTACGCTTCCCTGGGCGCATCAGGGGCCATTTCCGCGGTGCTTTTCACTTTCATCATGGTAGAGCCCTGGGCGCAGATCGGCGTGTTCTTTTTCATTAAGATGCCGGCGGTACTTTACGGGGTATTGTTCCTGTTTCTTTCTGCTTACCTGTCCAGGAAAGGGGGCAGCAACATCAATCATGATGCGCATTTCTGGGGAGCCTTGTTCGGGATTGTGTTTCCGCTGGCCTTCCATCCGGAGCTGGGCGCACGCTTCCTGCAACTACTGCTGCACCGCCTGCAATAATAGTAACAGTCCCGGCGCTTAGTCCGGGCTATTATATAAAAACCCGGGGCTTAGTCCCGGGTTTTTAATTCTATGGCGAGGATGTTCTCCGTGCCTGTGGTGATTTTAACACGATCATCGATGCGCATGCCTACCACCCAGATAATTCTTTTGGCAGATTCTATCACCCACACTTTCTCTTTCTCCGGCAGCGACAGTTTCTGATCTATCAGGAAGCGGCTGATCTTTTTCTTTTTAGGCATCCCCAACGGATAAAAGTAATCCCCCTGTTTCCATTTGCGCAAAATCAGCGGGAAGCTGACTTTGGCGGCATCGAGCCAGGCTGTTTGCGGCGCGGTGGGTATAGAAGCCTGTCCCCGCTCCTGCTGGCGGACATGCAGCTGTCCGTTTTCATAGACCACATGTGCCGGCGCGGCGTCCAGTACCTGTACCGGCGCGTCCGGCTGTGCTACCGGCGTCACCAGCAGCCAGCTGCGGTTGCGGATGATACGGTGCGTCGCCGTTTCCACGTATCTGCCCGATTCA
This window of the Chitinophaga varians genome carries:
- a CDS encoding non-ribosomal peptide synthetase — encoded protein: MKPSERETPRFPHCGHLTQTIPGIFQNTVTLMPQKTAIIFKSESITYHGLNTKANQLAGLLTRAGAGPGVMIAVCMPQGIERVIYTLAVMKTGAAYVPLDPEYPEARLHFILSDTGAAFVLTSSLLRSKFPEYPGRIILPEEEQTAALPAEDLQVNIQPDDILYVIYTSGSTGVPKGVVVEQGAVLSFIQDYPEAIGITSESIAVQLLSFSFDAAFMDLWIPLLVGATLHLYPDNKLLGEALMDYIRQHHINILAMITPTILASLPTNGDIGHLKIIGVGGDVCPENLVLHWMNKVKLYNAYGPTETTIAVTCHPYQPGQSARTIGKPLGNVTFHALDTHLQPVPVGSEGELFIGGAQLAREYLHRPDITAERFLQVTTGNLENRRLYKTGDLVRMLPDGNWEFIGRNDQQIKVRGFRIEPGEIERAITGIPDVKEAVVTAVKMPHEQTILAAFITPRQFTTPDEVRLKTDIRSRLQQQLPAHMVPDRLVILEKMPITPNGKISKEALSGLVHSEQLSLEGISEDNIEDILAAVWKHVLQLPEVAATDNFTALGGHSLSAVRIFTALPELLRKNLQLADIYQFPTIEKLAAEIRRRQSLIPLSQEERMKVNTDILLNDIKLDAGHDYPTAIDPSVLANPQRILLTGATGFVGSHLLLELIEKTNADIYCLVRAQNKAHAMERIKSVFDRYRLKWPATKAHRIIPVTGDFCFPYLGMPARDFYQLAEEIEIVYHSGGSVNYIQPYSILKSVNVDGAQQVILFATTGKLKYLIECSTIGVFSWGRPVTGKTWMREDDPIDQNLPAICRDMNYVRSKWVAEKILDLAQKKGLPVINFRLGFVMCNSQTGATEMNQWWGSLVRSCLSTGTFPLIMGLKDELVTVDFVAQAIVHIAKNKDAVGKNFHLVPEPYNDLSVTDFFVKINEHFNTGLTAQPFPEWLLQWKNNQNNALYSLLSLFTEDVDRGKSLMEVYENTYYLDKSNTDTFLAGSGIRPTAITKELLTVYLDYMGVLPSA
- a CDS encoding class I lanthipeptide; the encoded protein is MKKKKVNLPKLSLNKEVISDLSQDKIVGGIVTVREQTCLRTCGGSCLCSVLIECITQAVSCPVTAC
- a CDS encoding class I lanthipeptide, producing MKKVKTSAAKKLLLGKIKIAALSDEQQAALAGGSATLPSDVICATQGSVCNTRTTCQTARC
- a CDS encoding 23S rRNA (pseudouridine(1915)-N(3))-methyltransferase RlmH, whose product is MKIQLWSIGKEHDPYIREGMAVFQKRLQHYVDFEVKLIPTVKQAASLSVPELKKQEAKIILDLLQPTDYLLALDERGKMMTTVQFSEFLQQRTNAGTRQLIILIGGAFGIDQSVLQRSQLQMSLSPLTFPHQLVRLIFTEQLYRAYTVLNREKYHHQ
- a CDS encoding rhomboid family intramembrane serine protease, with the translated sequence MSVSIIIIIVTCLISYTALNNYDQLDKLSMQPYMVKNHNEYYRFITSGFVHADYTHLIFNMLTLFFFGPYVEDVFIALFGMKLMYPVYYLLGIIVSDIPSFLKHRNNSYYASLGASGAISAVLFTFIMVEPWAQIGVFFFIKMPAVLYGVLFLFLSAYLSRKGGSNINHDAHFWGALFGIVFPLAFHPELGARFLQLLLHRLQ